The segment AGCACCCAAGCTCTGTCAAGGCGGCGTTCTTTGACACGTCCAATCGGGTCAGTTGATTCCTGTCGCAGTAAAGCGTTGTCAAGGCGGTGTTCTTTGGCAAGTCCAAGCTGGTCAGCTGATTGTTGGAGCAGCCAAGCGTTGTCAGGGCGGTGTTATTTGACAGATCCAAGCTGGTCAGTTGATTGCCAGAGCACCAAAGCCATGTCAAGACGGTACTCTTTGGCAAGTCCAAGCTGGTCAGTTGATTGTCGGAGCAGTCAAGCTTTGTTACATCGCCATGGATGGTGATCGTTTGGCTGGTAAGGGTATAGTTTTTTTTATCCTTGCCTAGCTGAGGTAGTTCCTTGACACCTTCGATGGTGACGTTACCATTGGCCTCAATCCTCAGTTTGACTGTCTCTCCGACGGCCTTGGATGTGGTCATGGTGATGACGCCTTGGGCGAGGAGAGTGGTGGACGCTAGAAGCGTGCCGAGAAGGGCGAAGAGCCAGATGCGTAGATGTTTGCTCATAATGTAGCTAGAGATTAGGGGGTAGAAGTGGGGGGAAGCTGTGAGGACTCTGACGTGTGAGTGATGTTTCCTGCGGAGTTATACCTTTGTTTCGAATTGTGCAAGGGGGTAGAAATTAGAGGTTAGGGGGGAGACGTTACCCAGTAGGGACGCACGGGAGTGTCTAGCGGGAGGGCGTCCGTCCCCGTTAAAACCCTGACGCCGTTTCGCTTTGACACAACGGACGCACGACCGTGCGTCCCTACAACCATTACTCGTCGGCTGATTCGACAACGGACGCACGAGCCGTGCGTTCCTACAACCGTTACTCGTCGGCTGGTTCGACAACGGACGCACGACCATGCGTCCCTATAGGAGTCGTAGGTGTGTGCGTCCGTTGTGTCAAAGCGAGACGTATTACGATGATACGAGTAACCCTTTGCTTTTTACTTGCCGACAGCTCCGATCATCTCCTCTCTAGTTTCTAACCTCTAGTCTCTATTCACATATCTTTACGGGGGGATTCGTCCGATTCTATCCTTTCTC is part of the Porphyromonas asaccharolytica DSM 20707 genome and harbors:
- a CDS encoding leucine-rich repeat domain-containing protein, whose product is MSKHLRIWLFALLGTLLASTTLLAQGVITMTTSKAVGETVKLRIEANGNVTIEGVKELPQLGKDKKNYTLTSQTITIHGDVTKLDCSDNQLTSLDLPKSTVLTWLWCSGNQLTSLDLSNNTALTTLGCSNNQLTSLDLPKNTALTTLYCDRNQLTRLDVSKNAALTELGCSENQLTSLDVSKNTALTTLFCFENKLTSLDVSKNIALTELYCSNNQLTSLNVSRCARLNTLYCDSNRINGKAMNKLVNSLPNRRRKSSGAILLVDNSPEKRDKNRCSPADVTTARRKNWEVLKLESSKIRAF